The following proteins are co-located in the Mycolicibacterium goodii genome:
- a CDS encoding DUF4262 domain-containing protein, with protein MLVPIRDRRIPSCAESATTRTVAIYGPQVCAWQLVWADDTGRWPWEPGWANGERKRPVLGARAQWPHSA; from the coding sequence ATGCTGGTCCCAATACGCGACAGGAGGATTCCGTCATGTGCTGAAAGTGCGACAACCCGGACCGTCGCGATATACGGCCCTCAGGTATGTGCGTGGCAATTGGTGTGGGCCGACGACACAGGCCGTTGGCCGTGGGAACCCGGATGGGCGAACGGAGAGCGCAAACGGCCTGTGCTCGGCGCCCGCGCGCAGTGGCCACATTCCGCCTGA
- a CDS encoding TIGR03618 family F420-dependent PPOX class oxidoreductase — protein sequence MGTFVISGGTDGIGKTIAANRLRLGHEVVVIGRNAAKGQEFLDSAADIGAAGRAHFVLADLSLVSQTRRAIDEISNRVSKIDGLVLCARHYRTTRAVTGEGVEHTFALYYLSRFLFSYRMVGLLDAAAAPVIVNVSGPGSGSDSIRWDDLGGDRDYDPQRILAQGGQLNDLLGVGFARRRVSPKVRYVLVHPGVVNTGFSGEYDAATAAEIEKIRATARPVEDAIVPIVDILDHPPTEPLTAVVQGRTIDVHGPAFDAALADRLYAETTTLLGSLASAAMGVSPDRLRQVLDAPVFGTVATVDPDGGPHQSVVWVGRDGDDVLFAVATGSRKERNLRRDPRVSVLLSPPDEPYTYAAIYGTATLHSEGGHQLRDALAVKYTGKTYAEGNADAAARYGNVEMTVVRVTAERIVGRL from the coding sequence GTGGGGACGTTTGTCATTTCCGGTGGCACAGACGGCATCGGTAAAACGATCGCGGCGAACCGGTTGCGTCTGGGCCACGAGGTCGTGGTGATCGGGCGCAACGCCGCGAAGGGTCAGGAGTTTCTCGATTCGGCGGCCGACATCGGTGCCGCTGGGCGCGCGCACTTCGTCCTCGCGGACCTCAGCCTGGTGAGCCAGACTCGACGAGCGATCGACGAGATCAGCAACCGCGTCTCCAAAATCGACGGTCTGGTGTTGTGTGCCCGGCATTACCGGACGACGCGGGCCGTGACCGGCGAGGGTGTCGAGCACACCTTCGCGCTGTACTACCTGAGCCGGTTCCTGTTCAGTTACCGCATGGTGGGCCTGCTGGACGCGGCCGCCGCACCGGTCATCGTGAATGTGAGTGGGCCTGGCAGCGGCTCGGATTCGATCCGTTGGGACGATCTCGGCGGTGACCGTGACTACGATCCGCAGCGCATTCTGGCTCAGGGCGGGCAGCTCAACGATCTGCTGGGGGTCGGCTTCGCCCGCAGGCGCGTATCGCCGAAGGTGCGGTACGTGTTGGTGCATCCGGGTGTGGTGAACACCGGGTTCTCCGGTGAGTACGACGCGGCCACCGCGGCCGAGATCGAGAAGATACGCGCGACGGCGCGGCCGGTCGAAGACGCGATCGTGCCGATCGTCGACATCCTGGACCATCCTCCGACGGAGCCGTTGACCGCAGTTGTGCAGGGCCGGACCATCGACGTGCACGGACCGGCGTTCGACGCGGCATTGGCCGATCGGCTGTATGCGGAGACCACCACGCTGTTGGGCTCGTTGGCGTCGGCCGCCATGGGCGTGTCGCCCGACCGGCTCCGCCAGGTGCTCGACGCGCCAGTGTTCGGGACGGTGGCCACCGTCGACCCTGATGGTGGACCACATCAATCGGTGGTCTGGGTGGGGCGTGACGGCGATGACGTGCTGTTCGCAGTCGCGACAGGCAGCCGCAAGGAACGCAACCTCCGTCGTGACCCGCGGGTGAGCGTGCTGCTCAGCCCACCCGACGAGCCGTATACATACGCCGCGATCTACGGCACCGCGACGCTGCACTCCGAGGGTGGCCACCAACTGCGAGATGCGTTGGCAGTCAAGTACACCGGCAAGACCTATGCCGAGGGCAACGCCGACGCCGCCGCACGGTACGGAAATGTCGAGATGACTGTCGTGCGTGTGACGGCGGAACGGATCGTCGGCCGACTCTGA
- a CDS encoding acyl-CoA dehydrogenase: MTDNFDLFQLPEEHQELRAAIRGLAEKEIAPFAAEVDEQARFPQEALDALIASGFNAVHVPEEFGGQGADSVAACIVIEEVARVDASASLIPAVNKLGTMGLILRGSEDLQKKVLPDLVGGAMASYALSEREAGSDAAGMRTRARADGEDWVLNGTKCWITNGGRSSWYTVMAVTDPDKGANGISAFMVHKDDEGFTVGPKERKLGIKGSPTTELYFEDCRIPGDRIVGEPGAGFKTALATLDHTRPTIGAQAVGIAQGALDAAIAYTKDRKQFGKSISDFQAVQFMLADMAMKVESARLMVYHAAARAERGEGNLGFISAASKCLASDIAMEVTTDAVQLFGGAGYTQDFPVERMMRDAKITQIYEGTNQIQRVVMSRALLR, translated from the coding sequence ATGACAGACAACTTTGACCTGTTTCAGTTGCCTGAGGAGCATCAGGAGTTGCGGGCGGCGATTCGTGGGTTGGCGGAGAAGGAGATTGCTCCGTTTGCGGCGGAGGTGGATGAGCAGGCGCGGTTTCCGCAGGAGGCGTTGGATGCGTTGATCGCCTCGGGGTTCAATGCGGTGCATGTGCCCGAGGAGTTCGGTGGGCAGGGTGCGGATTCGGTGGCGGCGTGCATCGTGATCGAGGAGGTGGCCCGGGTGGATGCCTCGGCGTCGCTGATTCCGGCGGTGAACAAGTTGGGCACCATGGGGTTGATCCTGCGTGGTTCGGAGGATTTGCAGAAGAAGGTGCTGCCCGATCTGGTGGGTGGGGCGATGGCGTCGTATGCGTTGTCGGAGCGCGAGGCCGGCAGTGATGCGGCGGGGATGCGTACCCGGGCTCGGGCCGATGGGGAGGATTGGGTGCTCAACGGCACCAAGTGTTGGATCACCAATGGGGGCAGGTCGTCGTGGTACACGGTGATGGCGGTGACCGATCCGGACAAGGGCGCCAACGGGATCTCGGCGTTCATGGTGCACAAGGACGATGAGGGGTTCACCGTGGGCCCCAAGGAGCGCAAGTTGGGGATCAAGGGGTCGCCGACCACGGAGTTGTATTTCGAGGATTGTCGGATTCCGGGGGATCGGATCGTCGGGGAGCCGGGTGCGGGGTTCAAGACGGCGTTGGCGACGTTGGATCACACGCGGCCGACGATCGGGGCGCAGGCGGTGGGGATTGCTCAGGGGGCGTTGGATGCGGCGATCGCCTATACCAAGGATCGCAAGCAGTTCGGCAAGTCGATCAGTGATTTTCAGGCGGTGCAGTTCATGTTGGCCGATATGGCGATGAAGGTGGAGTCGGCGCGGTTGATGGTGTATCACGCCGCGGCGCGTGCCGAGCGGGGCGAGGGCAACTTGGGTTTCATTTCGGCGGCGAGTAAGTGTTTGGCCTCCGATATCGCGATGGAGGTCACCACCGATGCGGTGCAGTTGTTCGGCGGTGCGGGTTATACCCAGGATTTCCCGGTCGAGCGGATGATGCGTGATGCCAAGATCACCCAGATCTATGAGGGCACCAACCAGATCCAGCGCGTGGTCATGAGCCGCGCCCTACTGCGCTGA
- a CDS encoding TRAP transporter small permease produces the protein MTILNQIWRGLDTVFEALVLLCLSAVLLVVLWQVWDRQVLGSTPGWTEETARILMVWIGFLMTALGFREGAHIALTFVVDRVPPPARRIVEWLTPLLSLLFGVYLIYQGIQFAAATRFATLPGTGLPRSVLYVVLPVAGVMICLYTVLQIFGVKTQRYLGTPTDDAHID, from the coding sequence ATGACAATCCTGAATCAGATCTGGCGCGGACTGGACACCGTGTTCGAGGCACTGGTTTTGTTGTGTCTCAGTGCAGTTCTCCTGGTGGTGCTGTGGCAGGTCTGGGACAGACAGGTCCTCGGCAGCACGCCCGGCTGGACCGAGGAGACCGCACGGATCCTCATGGTGTGGATCGGGTTTCTGATGACAGCCCTAGGCTTCCGCGAGGGTGCGCACATCGCGCTGACGTTCGTCGTCGACCGGGTTCCGCCGCCAGCGAGGCGGATCGTGGAGTGGCTGACCCCACTGCTGTCCTTGCTGTTTGGGGTCTACCTCATCTACCAAGGCATCCAGTTCGCCGCCGCCACCCGATTCGCGACGTTGCCCGGCACCGGCCTCCCGCGCAGCGTCCTCTATGTGGTGTTGCCCGTCGCCGGCGTGATGATCTGCCTCTACACCGTCCTGCAGATCTTCGGCGTGAAAACCCAGCGCTATCTGGGGACACCGACCGACGACGCCCACATCGACTGA
- a CDS encoding TRAP transporter large permease subunit has protein sequence MSIDPIAVGILIGGFAVLILLRIPIALALALAAVFEAFYLDLPLPIVGQRMVAGLDIFALLAIPFFILGARSWPPAGSPGD, from the coding sequence GTGTCCATCGACCCCATTGCCGTGGGAATCCTCATCGGAGGGTTCGCCGTGCTCATCCTGCTGCGCATCCCGATCGCGCTGGCGCTGGCGCTGGCAGCCGTTTTCGAGGCGTTCTATCTCGACCTGCCGCTCCCGATCGTCGGACAGCGGATGGTCGCCGGCCTCGACATCTTCGCGCTGCTCGCCATCCCGTTCTTCATCCTCGGGGCGAGATCATGGCCGCCGGCGGGATCTCCCGGCGACTGA
- a CDS encoding TetR/AcrR family transcriptional regulator, with the protein MFDELGFDAVSVDAIAQRAGVGRTTLFRLFGSKEGLVFPDHETLLNRVQLRLSASTADTALTAVVEAARLVFVHYLEEGELARARWRLTSSVPALRDREVASVERYVRVFRRYLFEHLPDGPNAALRAELLATAVVATHNHVLRRWLRAESSQPLDDFSAAMSTTLDLFGRVPERSTAVMIFETDEPLELVLPRVRKALGKTETESAT; encoded by the coding sequence TTGTTCGACGAGCTGGGTTTCGACGCCGTGAGCGTCGATGCCATCGCCCAACGGGCCGGGGTCGGCAGGACCACACTGTTCAGGCTTTTCGGATCGAAGGAGGGTTTGGTCTTCCCCGATCATGAGACGTTGCTGAACCGGGTACAGCTGCGATTGTCGGCCTCAACGGCCGACACCGCGCTGACAGCCGTGGTCGAGGCCGCCCGATTGGTGTTCGTGCACTACCTCGAAGAAGGCGAGCTGGCCCGGGCCAGGTGGCGTCTCACCAGCTCGGTTCCCGCGCTACGCGATCGCGAAGTGGCAAGCGTCGAACGATATGTGCGGGTGTTCAGGCGCTACCTCTTTGAGCACCTGCCCGACGGCCCCAACGCGGCACTACGCGCAGAGCTGCTCGCCACCGCCGTTGTGGCGACGCACAATCACGTGCTGCGACGGTGGCTGCGAGCTGAATCATCACAGCCACTGGATGACTTCTCAGCTGCGATGTCCACGACCCTCGATCTGTTCGGACGGGTTCCCGAAAGAAGCACCGCCGTCATGATTTTCGAGACCGACGAACCGCTAGAGCTGGTGCTGCCCCGGGTGAGAAAAGCGCTGGGCAAGACGGAGACCGAAAGCGCGACGTGA
- the pip gene encoding prolyl aminopeptidase, with protein sequence MADDSTSGVNDSGLLDVGDGNRIYWESRGNPQGRPVLIVHGGPGSGRSRNSHKSFDLRQCRVVSFDQRGCGDSVPSAADPATDMRCNTTHHLLADMELLREHLGVNQWLLYGGSWASTLILAYAQRHPERVSGIVLLGVTMTRPREVDWLYQRLRLLLPVEWQRFRAGVPVVDRDGNLVEAYRRLMEHPDPAVRRQAAHDWCAWEDAAIAHEKLGAPGQYSAKPDKATLEFVRICTHYFAHHAWLDDGELLANAHRLAGIPGVLIHGRLDLAAPLLTAWELAQAWPDAELKIIDDSGHTGSPAMAEAIRDAIARLCRLGPV encoded by the coding sequence ATGGCCGATGATTCGACTTCTGGTGTGAACGACAGCGGCTTGCTCGATGTCGGTGACGGTAACCGCATCTACTGGGAGTCGAGGGGCAACCCGCAGGGCCGCCCTGTGCTGATCGTCCACGGGGGACCGGGGTCTGGGCGTTCGCGTAACTCCCACAAGAGTTTCGATCTCCGGCAGTGCCGTGTGGTGTCGTTCGACCAGCGCGGCTGCGGCGACAGCGTGCCCAGTGCCGCCGATCCGGCCACCGACATGCGGTGTAACACCACGCACCATCTGCTTGCCGACATGGAGTTGCTCCGCGAGCACCTCGGTGTGAATCAGTGGCTGCTCTATGGTGGTTCGTGGGCCTCTACGCTGATCCTGGCGTACGCCCAACGTCATCCCGAGCGCGTCTCCGGGATCGTCCTGCTCGGCGTGACGATGACACGTCCGCGAGAGGTCGACTGGCTCTACCAGCGACTGCGTCTGTTGCTGCCGGTCGAGTGGCAGCGGTTCCGTGCGGGCGTGCCGGTCGTCGACCGCGACGGCAATCTGGTGGAGGCCTACCGGCGCCTGATGGAACACCCCGATCCCGCGGTGCGCCGGCAGGCGGCGCACGATTGGTGCGCGTGGGAGGACGCCGCGATCGCGCACGAGAAGCTCGGTGCGCCAGGGCAGTACAGTGCCAAGCCGGACAAGGCGACGCTGGAGTTCGTCCGGATCTGCACGCACTATTTCGCCCACCACGCCTGGCTCGATGACGGAGAGTTGCTCGCCAATGCCCATCGCCTCGCCGGAATTCCCGGCGTGCTGATCCACGGCCGCCTCGATCTGGCCGCACCCCTGCTCACCGCGTGGGAGCTGGCGCAGGCCTGGCCGGACGCCGAGCTGAAGATCATCGACGACTCCGGCCACACCGGCAGCCCCGCCATGGCCGAGGCTATTCGCGACGCCATTGCGAGGCTGTGCCGCCTGGGACCGGTGTGA
- a CDS encoding dihydrodipicolinate synthase family protein: MTHLMLPDSDGVLSHVEIAAPAALRTASAPPSCRTVYAAAHVVADPLRACDAVPEGEQIDWDATSELRRRLWSLGLGVAESMDTAQRGMGLKWDGARELALRTLADAAECGGEVVVGIATDQISGPTSDLGRIRDAYLEQIIDIEAAGGSVVMMASRHLAGAAQSPEDYVKVYGEVLAQARRPVILHWLGAVFDPALAGYWGHHEPKAAMATVVDIIGAHADKVRGIKVSLLDAALEVLLRELIPSPAKVFTGDDFNYVDLIAGDGTRHSEALLGAFAAVPRFASAAFARLDAGDMTGFRDILEPTLPLSRLVFSAPTQYYKAGIAWLTYLDGAQNHFRMLKGFETGRSLLHLAELVRVAGGLGLFSDPDLAAQRASAYFAAHGLGIRS; the protein is encoded by the coding sequence ATGACACACCTCATGCTGCCCGATTCCGATGGAGTTCTCTCCCACGTGGAGATCGCCGCGCCAGCGGCCCTCAGGACGGCTTCCGCTCCGCCCTCATGCCGCACGGTCTACGCCGCCGCGCATGTGGTGGCCGACCCGCTGCGGGCCTGCGATGCGGTTCCCGAAGGAGAGCAGATTGATTGGGACGCCACATCGGAGCTGCGTCGCCGCCTGTGGTCGCTCGGTCTCGGTGTCGCGGAGTCCATGGACACCGCCCAGCGCGGCATGGGGTTGAAATGGGACGGCGCCCGCGAGCTGGCCTTAAGGACGCTGGCCGACGCCGCCGAGTGCGGTGGCGAGGTAGTCGTGGGTATTGCCACCGACCAGATCAGCGGTCCGACATCAGACCTCGGCCGAATTCGCGATGCCTACCTAGAGCAGATCATCGATATCGAAGCCGCCGGCGGTTCTGTGGTGATGATGGCCAGCAGACACCTGGCCGGTGCCGCCCAAAGCCCGGAGGACTACGTGAAGGTCTATGGCGAGGTACTGGCGCAGGCCCGCCGTCCAGTGATCTTGCACTGGCTCGGTGCGGTGTTCGACCCTGCGCTGGCGGGCTATTGGGGACACCATGAGCCCAAAGCCGCCATGGCCACCGTCGTGGACATCATCGGCGCCCACGCCGACAAAGTGCGCGGGATCAAGGTCTCGCTCCTGGACGCGGCCTTGGAAGTCCTTCTACGCGAACTTATTCCGTCGCCTGCGAAGGTGTTCACCGGTGACGACTTCAACTACGTCGACCTCATCGCCGGCGATGGCACCCGCCACAGTGAGGCGCTGCTCGGTGCGTTCGCCGCGGTGCCTCGGTTCGCTTCAGCGGCTTTCGCCCGTCTGGACGCAGGCGACATGACGGGGTTCCGTGACATCCTGGAACCGACGCTTCCGCTGAGCCGGCTCGTGTTCAGCGCACCTACCCAGTACTACAAGGCCGGGATCGCCTGGCTGACTTATCTCGACGGCGCCCAGAATCACTTCCGGATGCTCAAGGGCTTCGAAACCGGCCGCAGCCTGCTGCATCTTGCCGAGCTTGTGCGAGTGGCGGGTGGGCTCGGGCTGTTTTCCGACCCGGACCTGGCCGCACAGCGCGCCTCAGCCTATTTCGCCGCCCATGGGCTCGGAATCCGTTCCTGA